AAGGTGAGCAGAGGAGGGAGTCTCGGGGCTGACGCAAGCTTTGTGCACGAGCTCAGGCTCGTAACTCCTTCCAGCTTCTCAGTTTGGGAAGGAGCTCCCGGCCAAGGCAATTAAACCAGCCTGCTctggcccccatgtcccccccgtctGCTCCTGTGGGTCAGTTACAGGCCATGAGAATTTTGTCAAGGTAGCTGTagtctaagggaaaaaaaatgccttttcctctCAATTCCTCAGCTTTCAGCCGCTGGTGACGCCATAAATTCCCCTACTTCTCTGGTTACTGTAAAGCCTTTCAGGGTGGTCAGGATCTGAATTCCTCACGCAAAAGAACGAGCAGGGAAAAAGGAAACTTTGCAAGCAAGGACCCTCCCCGCCTTGGGGATCCTTCGCAAGGAATCGGCAAGGCTCCAAGTGTGTGCTCTTGCCTTGCAGTCCCTCGGCTCAAGCCTCTTGGGTAACTGTTCGTCTCGCTCTCCTCTCACCAGCAAAGGTCTTCCTACCAGCCTGCGCTTCCCGCTGGTGCTCCAGCAGGTCCGTCTGGCCCCTTGGCCCCTCTGACCTGCAGGCTCCGGGAGCCGCAGCAGCTCCAGGTTTGCTGTTGCACTTTAGCATTGGAGACACCACGAGAGACAGAGCTTGTCCAGCGTCACACAGCTATGGAGATGTCACGGAGTCCTGCTGGGCAAAGTGCCTGGCTGTTTTTACCCCCTGCCCCGAGCTGTACAGCGCCGATCCTCCACCAAAtagccccagctcccagccagaTTCCATCCTGGACCTTAAATCCAACTGCCACGTGGAACACAAGTGGGCTGCTGTGCCACCCCACACCATCCAGCTTCACCTGAGGGCTGTGCCGAGATGTCGTGGGAGAAGATCAGCGGGAAACTGGCAGCAAAGCGTCCTTGCTGCCAGAGAAGATGCTTGCTAATGGGATTGCTCCACCACTGAGCAGGACAAGGATGGGTCATTCTGCAGAAAGCCATGGTGAGCACCTTTGCTAACCCCACACCCAAGCACGTGAGTCTTGTGAGAGGAGTAAATACTCACTTCTCCCAACACCCTGCACTGGGGAAAGGGCCTTCATGGAGTGAAGCAATGAAGGTTGGCTTTGGGGAGGTAGGAGCATGATGGGGATGATGTTTGAAGGATGGTCTTGGAAAGGTTGGCCCAGGGTGCAGTGCTCTCGGCCttcccccagcacaggcagctgcatGGAGAAATACAGTCTGTGCGGAGCTCAGTGCCAAGCAGGGGCTGCCATAGGGGTGAAAACCCAGAGAAtttggatttgttttaaaaaaataaaattaaaaaaaaaaagaaagaaaaaaaagttggagcCTTCATCTGCCTTGTGGCACCAGAGTCTTCCCATACTTGGGTGTCATTTCTACAGGTATGGATTGGAAATCTCTTTAGATGGGCCTCAGAATGATGTGACTCCAGAAGCACGGAGATTTGAGGAAGAACTATTGCATGTCACGAATTTGCAGCTGAGGGGGTCTCTGTTGGACAGAAAACCTTCCCACCTGAGCAGTGCTCCCGGGAGACGGTCTAACCTGGGAGCCAGCAACTGGGCTGAGAGGCTCCGAGTGTTGGGAGAGGATCAAAAAGCTCCCCTGGCAGTAAATCTTTCACCTGCCATGTTACTCACTGGGGCTTGTGGCCATTCCTCCGAGGTCGGCCCCGGGTCAGGATTTCTCCCGTCTCTTTAGCCCCCAAACCTGGAGATTTTTGTCTTATCTTTGACGCCATCTTGACACTGAAAACAAATTATGGCCCAATTACCCTCactgagaggggctggggctacCTTAAATGGACAGAACTATCACGCGCTTCCTTAAGAGTGGGTAATTAGagtggggtgtggggtggggagggggcaaggaACTGGGGGGGACCCCTGGCATGGGGCTGCCCTTGCCCCCTGCTTGGCATGGCAGGAGGGGACATCCCATCCAACCCCATCCCACCCAGTCCCAGCTGTGCCCTTGGACTCCGGAGAGGCCAGAGCAGCGATGGGGCTCCCCGCGGTGCCCGGGGgggttcccccctgccccattgcTCCCCTGGCCCTGTGTCACCGGCTGGGGCCAGGCCAGAGAGGCCCCGTGACGGGAGGcagcagccctggccctggccgtGACCTTCGCGGCGACCTTGAGCGAGTccctgccggggctggggaccgGCGGTGCCTCTCATCCCGAGCAGGGACCTTTCCCCGCTCACCCCAGGGAAACAGCGAACAGGAGCATCACAGACGAACTGCTGTAACAACCGaccccaaacttaaaaaaaaaaaagaaaaaaaaaaaaagtctttttcttcccctctttcagaGACATTAAAACACTCTCTCCGCTGCCAGGTGCCTGGGCATTTCttgcccagggctgtgctgtTCACTTGAAACCAGCAGCCGTTTTGGGGGCTGACGTGTCCTGAGCTGGGTCCCAGCCCGCAGCCTGGACCGTGCTCATCCCAGCGCTGCTGCCGGAGTCTCTCTGCCCCTGGAAGGGGGTGTTGGATGCCTGCGGAGCCGGGTTCCTTCCGAGATCCATcccagggagcggggcaggggagctgtgcaGAAATACCGGGCGCTCCCCTGGCCTTGCAGGTTTGCTCCAGGTACCCTCGCAGTCCTGGGTGAGCCGATGGCTGGGGCTgggtgtttctttcctttttttttttctttccctttttttttttttttttttggcagattgGTATTTTATTTGGCTCCATACTGTCTACCGAGCTGTCCAGTGTAacccttcccttgctgcttctGAGATAAGCATAGGCTCCCCCGAGATCAGATAAACAGGCCCATAAATACCTACAACAACAACAAGCAGGGTCTGGGCTTggcaggaagggaggggaaaaaaaaaaaaaaaagggcaaaaaaagagtCATTTCTTTGCACGCTAAACCCCGGGGGTGCAGAGCGTGGGGTGGGAAGCGCCCGATAGCCTCTCTGCCCCCAGCGCTTGCCCCCTTCGCCAGGCAGGGAGGCGAGGGGCCAGGCAGGGTGGCCGGGTCTCTGCCACTGTCCTTCGTGGCTGGATTCCAGCGGCAGGGGACACGGCACGTATGATGTTGCCCCGGGGCCAAGCGATCCCTGCGTGCGTGTGCTTCTGTCCGGGCAACTGCAGTCTCAAACCAGGAACACGCTGCTTCCCAACGGCACCAAGTTCATGGCAAGGTCGAGCCGTGGGTGTGTGCGCGGCCACCTCCCCTGGCTGATGAGCTGGGCTCTCAGATCGCCAAAAATTCCAAGCCGGTGGCCAAACCGTTCTTCTTCCAGCCAGGTTTGTTGCTGCCGGCACCGGGAGCCCTGCCGCTGCCTGCCGAGGCTGCCGGGACGCCTCTCCCAGCCGCTCAGGTTTGCTGCCGCAGGAAGAGATGCTGCCCCTGTgctgccccaccgccccccacaGCTCCTCTCCCTTTGGGGGTGAAGGGGGTGACCCCATCCTGGCAGGGACCAGCATCCACACCCCTTCCTGGCCCCGGAGCCGCGGAGCCGCCTGTGCGGTGCCGAGGTGGGGACGGAGCTCATTGCTTGCAAATACCCCCCCTCCGAAGCGTGGGGTTTGGGGAGCAGCGAAGCCCCAGCATACAGGAAATATTCAGTGCTATTATTTCACCCACTCTCCCCCAAAACGCTGAGCCAAACTCGCAGGAAAAtcccctggctgggcagggaagCCCTCTGCAGATGTGGAAACGGGGAGCGTTTTCACTTGGAAAAAtcatgaaggagggagggaggctggcgCTGGGGACACCTTTCCCAGAGCTTTGCAGCCAGCGGGTACCACCGCCAGAAACTGGTGGTAAGAAAAGCATCAATCCTGCGCGTGCGGGCAGAGCATCGCCCCGGCTGTGCAGGGTGCTCCCTTCctggaggaaaagctggaaacCCATAAGAAAAAAAACGACCAGAGGTTTTGGTGGGGTAGGGAAGAGTCGCCAGGCTGCAAACGATGTCCCAGTTAGAGCCTGGTGTGCCGGACCAAGGACGCCAGCTCCTGCGCAGAGTCCCTCCCGTCTTACGGAGCAGAGCAAGTCCCGGGTCCCCGCTTAACCCTTTCCCTCATCCGATGTGTCCTGACTGGTGCCATAAGGATACAGGGATATGGGCTGGCACAGAATTGGGGCTGGACACATTTATGGGACACTGGATTACAGTGTTAGTGATGGCTTGGGAACTTTCCCATACAAACCCAGCCCTTCAAGGGATAGTGAAATGTAGCTATTTAATAGGATATTTGGGGCTGACTTtctataaattttctttttttttccttttttttccttttttcttttttctttttttttcctttttttttcttttttttccttttttttcctttttcttttcttttttttttttttcttgaatgtgtTTGGTGTTAGAAAAGCCCTATTCTAACTTCACTCGTCGACTTGGTGTCGTGCTAAACTTTTTACAGCCTGAACAAACCACCACCACTGCCGGCATTGCTCCGCTCAGGCAGTCAATTTTCATCTCAGCCTTGTTCAAAGAGATCGGAAAACAGAtcaggggctgggagggcagccGTGCAGCAGCTCCGAAGCGAGGGAAGGCTAATTCACGCAGACGGATCATTCCGCGAGTTTTAATTATGCCAGCCATACCCCCCAGTGTTTGTGTGTCTATCCATCTGTATTTGTACGCACGCGTGAAGTGGTTATAAAACCCACGCAGCTTCCCCACGGGTGTCCCGGGGTGAGCGGGTGGATTTCAGCTGTGTGCGGCTGCACATGCACAGATTGATCGACGTGTTGGTGATTTACGGCTGCTGCATCATTATTTCTATATCTTTAGTTGCAAGCAAAGGCTTGGTTGCTCCCAGCTAAACCCTCAGATTAACCCTACAATAACATACGATTCTTCCCTGTCTCGATTTTCCTTGCCCCTGCTGAGGGTTAGGGTTTATTCTGGCGTCTCTGGGAACGGCAGCGTGGCCAGGCTGGGAAGGCAGGATCGGGCCCGGAGCCCATGCACGCACGTCTTGGAAACCCCCCTTCAGTAACAGAGCTGTGTGTGCACGGAATAAAGGAACGAGGGTTTGGCTTTAATTATTAAAGATTATTAAGGATTTATGCCTGGGAGGTGACAGAGATGACTTTGGGCTGTGTGAGCGCTGGTGTGTCTGAGGCTGGCGGTATCCGTCGTGTTCGGACGGTGAGGAGGGGACGTCGTTCCTGCAAAATGTGGCCGAGGCAGCACCTAAGAGGGGATCCCTGTGAGAAAGTGCCGCTGGTGCCAGAGCTGCGCCGGGGAGCTGCCTGCGCAGGGGAGCCGAGTCCTGGTCCTCTGCCTGGCAGCAGTAAAACTGGGGCTCCACAGCTCTACGGTGTTCGTGCCATCCAGCCGCTGTAAAGGCCTGATCCTGCCGTCTTCCCCCAAGCCAAATACAAGTCCGATGCCTCTAGCAGGTTTCCTAGGTCAGGAGGGAAGGGATTATAGGGCTGGGGCAGAGTTTGCGCCCTGGCGCAGGCTGCGGGGACACACTCgcagagctctgccagctcctggggTGAGCAAGCACGGCATAAAGAAGCCCCAAAGGATCTCACGGAGTCGCCCGAGCCCCACAGGAGGGAATTCCCTTGCATGGATCGGTCCCACAGCAGGGCACTGACTTCAGGGGAATCCTCAATCCCGCAGCACCCCTCACCCtgcgggcaggagggcaggggccCGGCCACAGCAGCGCGATcccaggagcaggggaaggtggaaAGGTCGGACCCGAGGCTGTTTGCAtaaagtttaaaattttattttatttaatttttttttttaattattccattttaaatacGTGGTGTGGCGCGCCCGGTCCCTCGGGAAGTGGTCATGCAGATCTGAGGTAGAAAACCCGGCACAGGAGTGTTCCCAAATGCACCTCTAGGTAGTTTCACCGCAGCCACACGTCGGTCAGGCAGcggacggggacaggggacgggggccggggggggctcgtATTTACAACAGCAAACGAATCGAACCGTTTCAGCCCGgcccgggagggcaggagccgccGATCGCTGCTGACAACGGGAAGGAGCAACGAGTACTgcagccgggggagggggcgaggggggaAACGGCCCCCGACGGGgcgggcaggatccggccccgcAAGGCGCCCTTCGCTTCTCTCCCGCGGAGCGTCCGTCtcggccgggggaggcgggggggagccaGGCCGGGTACCCGCATCCTGCGCCTGGATGGGCtccggggggccgggccggggtctCTCCGACATTGCACATGGAGGGGCGAGCGGGGAGCGCCgtcggggcggcgggggcagccctCAGGGGTTCAGTTCCAGAGCCCAGACCTGCTGGGGCCAACCCGTCCGGCCCTTCAGCTTCTTCTCGCCGTGGCCCAAAGGCTGCGAATAGACCTCGGGCTGCTGCGGGAGAGGAgacggggagaagggggggagaaaGGAGCGGTCAGGAGCCGAGCGGAGGGCCCGGGGagggctcccgccgcccgcctgcaCCGTGCGCCCGCCTCGGGGCTGCAGCCGAGCCCCGCGGCTCCGAGCGGCTTTTATCAGCCCGAGGATAAAGAGGGATTTTTGGGGTCCTTCCCTCCCAACTCCGCCCGCTGCAGCCGGGGGAGAAGCGGCCGCCGTCGCTCCGAAAGGCACCCGCGCCCGCTCGTCCCGGGAAAGCGGCCGGGAGAGGGGAAGGACGAACCCGCGGGAGGCTCCGCCGCGGCCGGTCCCGGGGGTTTATCCCTCGGGAAAGCGCCCGGGAACCCGCCCGGCCCGTCGGCATCCCTCCGGGCAAGTCGGGATGGGCTTTTCCCCGCCGAGGTGCCCCCAAcgggaggggttggggttttttttaattttttaagatggaaaaaaaaccgtTCCAGCGGAACCGGgaagggttgtgttttttttgcccccagccccggggctttccccgcccgctcccggcccggGGAGAGCGGGGCAGCTGGGTCCCGGCCCGCCTCTTACCGtctcccttttcctcttgttctccCTGCCGTCGGCCTTCTTGAGCTCGGCTTTGAAGCCCTCGGTGTCCCCGGGCTGGCTGTCCTTGGCCAGCACCTCCATCAGGTAGGCGATGTAGCTGGTGGCCAGGCGCAGGGTCTTGATCTTGGAGAGCTTGGTGTCGGCGGGCACGTTGGGGATGCACTCGCGGAGCTCGGCGAAGGCGCTGTTGATGCTCTCCGTCCTCCGGCGCTCTTTTTTGGGTCCCCCGACCCCTTTCCGTCGTCCCAGGCGACCGCTGAGAGCCTCCAGCCGCCCCTGGCCGGCGGGGCCGTACTCGGCGGGACCGTAGCTAGGACTTTGCCCGGCGAGCTCGGGGGTCACCTCGGCCGGGTTGAGCACCCAGCCGGGGAAGTAGGCTCGCTCCTGGTGGCACCGCGCCGCCGGCCCGAAGAGGAAAGGGTCGTGCAGcatgtggtggtgatggtggtggtggtggtggtgctggtagCCCCCCACCAGGTTCATGGTCCGGCCCGTTGGCCCCGGGGGCCGCGCTCAGCAGCGCACCATGGCCGCGGCGGCCGGGAAGGGCTCCCGCCCTGGGGGGGGAGCGCGGCTCCGGCGTGGGGCTGCGATGGTGGTGGCTGGCTTTGGGGTTTGGGTCCGTgcggtttggggtttggggtttttgggtttgttgtgggtttggttgttggcTGTTcgtttatggtttttttttttttaaccccttctGGAGCCTCCCAACCCGGCCTTTATATagggccgggcccccccccgccgcggagcCAATGGGCAGGGGAGGATGCTCGGgggccccggggggagcggggcggcggagggggcgtGCGCCGCGCTGTTGACTCGGTTTATTTGGGCTCACACCTCCGCTGTTTGCTCTCGCCTCCCTCCTTGCTTGCAGGGggaagggggtgtgggggggggggggtgtgggggctcCCGCCCCGTCGCGTTTCGATCCCCTCGGCTTCCCcgctcccggggcgggggcgtCCGAGCCCCCACGAAGAGCCACCGCGCCCGGGAGAGGGTGGGACGAGAAGCGGCAACGGGTGCGGGGGAGCGGCGGGTGCCCGGAGCCCCGAcggccgggccgggtcgggccgggccgtGTGGGCGCTCCGGGGCCGCTTTCTGCTTCCCGAGAGCCGGGGTCCCCGGCGGGGGAAGCGCCTGGTCCCGGGGCCAGCGTGTCCCGTTCTGTCTCCACGCGGGAATGGCTCAGTCCCAGTGGGAGCGGAGCGTGGGGAGCGCGGGGTGCTCGGTGCCACCCCCGGAGCCGGGGCATGAGCAGCCTCGGCCGagggagctggtgctgggggagaggaggggacgcAGGCACTGGAGCGACGCTGGGCTGGGCATGGCGGGGGCGGCCGTGATGGCAGCGTGGGCTCGCTGCGCAGGGGGCACATCGCCCACGCGTCCACCGTGCGCACACGTGTGTTGCACAAATGCACGCTGCACACAGATGTGCACCGCAGGCCTGCAGGCACGCTGCACCCGTGTACGGCGCACACCGCGTTGCGCAGATACGCGCTGCACGCGCACACGCGTGCTGCACACGTATGCAGTTACACCGCGCACATACGCTGCTCGCACAAATACACGGGGCGTGTTACTACAAACGCAGAGATGCTGCGTGCGCCGCACACCTATCTGtgctgtacacacacacaccacaaatAGGTTACGCACATGCACTTAAGTGCACCCATATACATTACAtacacacagcagcagcacacggGTGCTACACACACAATGCCACcatatatatattacatacacACGCTGTGTGTACAGACATACGTATTGCATGCGTGGCACGTAAACTGCTGTGTATGCTGCACATCCATGCACAGACACTGCAGACACATACATAAAAATTATAcaatacacacaaacacacacaaacatatttaCAGTAGGACAGTGGGGACCTGCCCTGCGTTTCCCTGTCCCAGCCTGGCCACAAAAGGGCTGGGGGGTCCTGTTGGGGCTGGAATCTTGTACCCCAAACCAGAGCCCAGCGTGGGGGTCTGCAGAAGACTGCGTGTCCTGCTCGCCTCTGCGCCCACGGGAGACAGATCCCCAGGGCGACGTCTCCTGGACCCTGTACTTCGCCGCCAGCCTGGACGGGTGATTTTGGGGCCAACCCCTGCTCTTGCTCCGGTTACTCCCAGTGAGGGCACGGCGGTGGCGATCACAGCGCAGCGGGGCAGGAAGGGGCTTTGGGCCCAAGGTATGTTAGCGATTAACGGCGCTTTCCAGCGATTCATCTTGCAGCGGAGGGTGGAAACGTTGGAGGGTTGTTTGCAGGCGCTTGTATTAATCATCCGGGCTAACACACCATTAACGTCCTCCTGCATT
This is a stretch of genomic DNA from Larus michahellis chromosome 11, bLarMic1.1, whole genome shotgun sequence. It encodes these proteins:
- the HAND1 gene encoding heart- and neural crest derivatives-expressed protein 1 isoform X2; the protein is MNLVGGYQHHHHHHHHHHMLHDPFLFGPAARCHQERAYFPGWVLNPAEVTPELAGQSPSYGPAEYGPAGQGRLEALSGRLGRRKGVGGPKKERRRTESINSAFAELRECIPNVPADTKLSKIKTLRLATSYIAYLMEVLAKDSQPGDTEGFKAELKKADGRENKRKRETPEVYSQPLGHGEKKLKGRTGWPQQVWALELNP
- the HAND1 gene encoding heart- and neural crest derivatives-expressed protein 1 isoform X1; protein product: MNLVGGYQHHHHHHHHHHMLHDPFLFGPAARCHQERAYFPGWVLNPAEVTPELAGQSPSYGPAEYGPAGQGRLEALSGRLGRRKGVGGPKKERRRTESINSAFAELRECIPNVPADTKLSKIKTLRLATSYIAYLMEVLAKDSQPGDTEGFKAELKKADGRENKRKRETQPEVYSQPLGHGEKKLKGRTGWPQQVWALELNP